Proteins encoded in a region of the Anopheles aquasalis chromosome 2, idAnoAquaMG_Q_19, whole genome shotgun sequence genome:
- the LOC126570240 gene encoding transcriptional regulator ATRX homolog, with amino-acid sequence MGNKSLRLEVSKLRTLVKKTRTNIIRKLLRDRKLWAGKVEANSTNRRASKKLEATDALSKHIKTLPTSQLVKDVIRFQLRKDAAGGEQQLAAVADRAIARFYAESKVVASVRVLVDRFELQKNDTLIDMAVKDGQKEAKDAPAATKERKKKKKTKPKGAKGGKSAPKVDKSGKQKATKKGKEKPKDKDEDEEELSDTHDNDELSDVSVSMSEDDESIFDDDEDEKDETPSKPTKNASEPKPKPAEKEKKRKEPKMKLKMPANLKPPEDDDEEEGCLMVKDSFFVTESGTNYVAVAPVLKKSEEGDSDEDNEDEEEEESWKFSVKRRKKQEQRNAAQGKVPGGANPSRNGMFESNKRSVASSNEPVKRFRRDSGPTEPDPGLHPSWAAKQRQKAIIPFAGKKVVFDDAGGQTATSEPAKAKEDLHPSWAAKQAQKGIKPFAGKKVVFDDGESSTATAAKSSSANDLHPSWAAKQAQKGIKPFAGKKIVFDGEDSNATSNLHPSWAAKQAQKGIKPFAGKKKIFGDNEGGEGNRHQERKGAENTTNTEGLHPSWAAKQAQKGLKPFAGKKITFGDDEAPVSANRSNSGFRAATKPQPTAISSDLHPSWAAKQAQKGIKQFEGKKISFDD; translated from the exons ATGGGCAACAAATCGCTGCGTTTGGAG GTTTCCAAGCTTCGTACCTTGGTCAAAAAGACTCGCACCAACATCATCCGGAAGCTGCTGCGAGATCGCAAACTATGGGCAGGCAAAGTGGAAGCGAACAGCACTAATCGCCGGGCTAGCAAGAAACTGGAGGCCACCGATGCCCTCTCGAAGCACATTAAAACGCTACCTACATCTCAACTGGTGAAGGATGTAATACGGTTCCAGCTACGGAAGGATGCGGCTGGCGGAGAACAGCaactggcggcggtggccgatCGAGCAATCGCCCGGTTTTATGCGGAATCGAAAGTGGTCGCCAGTGTTCGCGTACTGGTGGATCGGTTTGAGCTGCAGAAGAATGACACCCTTATCGATATGGCCGTAAAGGATGGACAGAAAGAGGCAAAGGATGCACCGGCCGCAACTAAAGagcgcaaaaagaaaaagaaaaccaaaccgaaaggTGCCAAGGGTGGCAAATCGGCGCCAAAAGTGGATAAaagcggaaaacaaaaagcaaccaaGAAAGGCAAGGAAAAACCGAAGGAtaaggacgaggacgaggaagagctAAGTGATACGCATGATAACGATGAGCTAAGTGATGTTAGTGTTTCTATGAGCGAAGACGACGAGTCGAtcttcgatgacgatgaggacgagaaAGATGAAACACCTTCAAAGCCAACTAAGAATGCTTCCGAACCTAAACCGAAACCagcggagaaggaaaagaaaaggaaagaaccgaaaatgaaattgaaaatgccaGCGAACCTGAAACCAccggaggacgatgatgaggaggaaggTTGCTTGATGGTTAAAGATAGTTTCTTCGTGACGGAATCGGGCACTAATTACGTGGCGGTTGCTCCGGTGTTAAAGAAATCCGAAGAAGGCGATTCAGATGAGGAtaacgaggacgaggaagaagaggaaagctGGAAGTTCTCCGtaaagcgaagaaagaaacagGAACAACGGAATGCCGCACAAGGTAAAGTGCCAGGCGGAGCTAATCCTAgtcgaaatggaatgtttg aatcaaacaaacgatccGTCGCATCTTCTAACGAACCGGTGAAACGGTTTCGACGCGATTCCGGGCCAACCGAACCAGACCCAGGGTTGCATCCTTCCTGGGCGGCCAAGCAAAGACAGAAAGCCATCATACCATTCGCTGGCAAGAAAGTAGTATTCGATGACGCAGGTGGCCAAACGGCGACATCGGAACCAGCTAAAGCTAAGGAAGATCTACATCCATCGTGGGCCGCCAAACAAGCTCAGAAAGGAATCAAACCGTTCGCAGGCAAGAAAGTGGTTTTCGATGATGGCGAAAGCAGTACCGCAACGGCCGCGAAATCATCGTCAGCAAATGATCTACATCCTTCTTGGGCTGCCAAACAAGCTCAGAAAGGCATCAAGCCATTCGCTggtaaaaaaattgttttcgaTGGTGAAGATTCAAATGCAACGAGCAATCTGCATCCTTCGTGGGCGGCCAAGCAAGCTCAGAAAGGAATTAAACCATTCGCAGGCAAGAAAAAGATATTCGGTGATAATGAAGGCGGTGAAGGCAATCGGCACCAAGAGCGGAAGGGTGCTGaaaacacaaccaacaccGAAGGACTCCATCCATCATGGGCCGCCAAACAGGCGCAAAAAGGTTTGAAACCATTTGCCGGTAAAAAGATAACATTCGGTGACGATGAAGCGCCGGTGAGTGCTAATCGGTCGAATAGCGGATTTCGTGCGGCGACAAAGCCTCAGCCAACTGCGATTAGCAGCGATCTGCATCCATCGTGGGCTGCCAAGCAAGCGCAAAAGGGCATCAAACAGTTTGAGGGAAAGAAAATCAGTTTTGATGATTAA
- the LOC126570241 gene encoding N-sulphoglucosamine sulphohydrolase — protein MSLGTQLFLFLSLLAASLEAKNVLLLLADDGGFEMGAYRNRIVQTPYLDALAKESLIFNNAYASVSSCSPSRAAILTGLPEHQNGQYGLHNGVHNFNSLPKVRSISTILAQHGIRTGLIGKKHIGPDAAYKFDYERTEEQYPINQVGRNITQIKLFVREFLEQGKAANNDSFFLMVSFHDPHRCGHITPQYGSFCERWGSGEEGMGLIPDWHPIYYVWDQIDLPYYVPDTQPARYDVAAQYTTISRLDQGVGLVLKELRDAGLEEDTLVVYTSDNGPPLPAARTNLYDPGMAEPMFMRSPEKGSRRNEVTYSMTSHLDLVPTFLEWFNVSHPLPATLTGRSLLPLLFHEPKASDEPDDAVFASQSFHEITMTYPIRAIRTKRYKLIHNINYQLPFPIDQDFYVSPTFQDILNRTLAKQPVPWYKTLRSYYQRPEWELYDLKMDPTESKNLFGKSSMKETFQQLHDRLQKWLEATNDPFRCAPDGVLQDTGEFLNNPTCLTLGH, from the exons ATGTCGCTGGGAACGCAGCTGTTCCTCTTTCTGAGTCTCTTGGCCGCTTCTTTAGAGGCTAAAAATGTGTTACTACTGCTCG CCGATGACGGTGGATTCGAGATGGGAGCATATCGGAACCGGATCGTCCAAACGCCGTACCTCGATGCGCTGGCCAAAGAGAGTTTGATCTTCAACAACGCGTACGCCTCGGTGAGCAGCTGTTCCCCGTCTCGTGCGGCGATCCTTACGGGCTTGCCGGAACACCAGAATGGCCAGTATGGACTGCACAATGGGGTGCACAACTTCAACTCCCTCCCGAAGGTTCGCAGTATCTCTACGATCCTCGCTCAGCATGGCATTCGAACGGGGTTGATCGGTAAGAAGCACATCGGACCAGATGCGGCGTATAAGTTCGATTACGAGCGAACGGAGGAACAGTATCCGATCAATCAGGTGGGACGTAACATCACGCAGATAAAGCTGTTTGTGCGAGAGTTCCTGGAGCAGGGCAAGGCGGCGAACAACGATTCGTTCTTCCTCATGGTGTCCTTCCACGATCCTCACCGCTGCGGTCACATCACCCCGCAGTACGGTAGCTTCTGTGAGCGGTGGGGTTCGGGAGAGGAAGGCATGGGACTGATCCCGGATTGGCATCCGATTTACTACGTGTGGGATCAGATCGATCTGCCGTACTACGTCCCCGACACGCAACCTGCTCGCTACGATGTGGCCGCTCAATATACGACCATTTCGAGGCTCGATCAAGGCGTAGGTCTGGTGCTGAAGGAGCTGCGAGACGCCGGACTGGAAGAGGACACCCTCGTAGTGTACACTTCGGATAATGGACCACCGTTGCCGGCGGCCCGCACGAACCTGTACGATCCGGGCATGGCAGAACCAATGTTTATGCGATCGCCAGAGAAAGGATCGCGCAGAAATGAGGTCACCTACTCGATGACGAGCCACCTCGATCTTGTGCCAACGTTCCTCGAGTGGTTCAACGTTTCTCACCCGCTACCCGCCACACTAACGGGCCGTAGCCTGCTGCCTTTGCTGTTCCATGAGCCCAAGGCGAGCGACGAGCCGGATGATGCTGTGTTCGCTAGCCAGAGCTTCCACGAAATCACCATGACCTATCCAATTCGTGCGATCCGTACGAAGCGCTACAAGCTGATCCACAACATCAACTATCAGCTACCGTTCCCGATCGATCAGGACTTTTACGTGTCGCCCACCTTTCAGGACATTCTCAATCGAACGCTAGCGAAACAGCCCGTCCCGTGGTACAAAACGCTGCGATCGTACTATCAGCGGCCCGAGTGGGAGCTGTACGATTTAAAGATGGATCCAACGGAATCGAAGAACCTGTTCGGGAAGAGTAGCATGAAGGAAACGTTCCAGCAGCTGCACGATCGTCTTCAGAAGTGGCTCGAAGCAACGAACGATCCTTTCCGTTGCGCTCCGGATGGTGTGCTGCAGGATACGGGGGAATTCCTGAACAACCCGACGTGCCTTACCTTGGGGCACTAA
- the LOC126570238 gene encoding ras-related protein Rab-4B, translating to MSESYDYLFKFLIIGRAGSGKSCLLHQFIDSKFKEDSSHTIGVEFGSRIVNVGGKSIKLQIWDTAGQERFRSVTRSYYRGAAGALLVYDTTSRDSFNVLWNWLNDARTLASQNICILLVGNKKDLEEEREVTFLEASNFAQENELIFLETSAKTGENVEEAFLKCSKTILAKIETGELDPERIGSGIQYGDASTRNAAGGAAAGGQTPRSRLRPDGCPGGSCRS from the exons ATGTCGGAATCGTACG ATTATCTCTTCAAGTTTCTCATCATCGGACGGGCTGGGAGTGGAAAGTCCTGCCTGCTGCACCAGTTCATCGACAGCAAAT TCAAAGAAGACAGCTCGCACACGATCGGGGTCGAGTTTGGTTCGCGCATCGTGAACGTCGGCGGTAAGTCGATCAAGCTGCAGATCTGGGATACGGCCGGACAGGAGCGCTTCCGGTCGGTGACGCGCTCGTACTATCGCGGTGCCGCAGGGGCACTGCTCGTGTACGACACGACCTCGCGCGATAGCTTCAATGTGCTGTGGAACTGGCTGAACGATGCCCGGACACTGGCCAGCCAGAACATTTGCATTCTGCTCGTCGGCAATAAGAAAGATCTGGAGGAGGAGCGCGAAGTGACGTTCCTGGAGGCGAGCAACTTTGCGCAGGAGAATGAGCTCATCTTTCTCGAAACGAGCGCCAAGACGGGCGAGAACGTGGAGGAAGCGTTCCTGAAATGCTCCAAGACGATCCTGGCGAAGATCGAAACGGGTGAGCTGGATCCGGAGCGCATCGGCAGTGGCATCCAGTATGGTGATGCATCGACGAGgaatgctgccggtggtgctgcggccGGTGGACAAACGCCGAGAAGCCGACTACGACCAGACGGCTGCCCGGGGGGTAGCTGTCGGTCGTAG